Genomic DNA from Cheilinus undulatus linkage group 10, ASM1832078v1, whole genome shotgun sequence:
ccctgctgcataacccatgTGCACTTGGGCTTGAGTTCACAAAGTGATGGCAAAACAGGTTCTTTCAGGGCTTTCTGGTAGAGAGTAGGATTCATGGTTCCATAAAATATAGCATGTCATCCAAGTCCGGAAGCAGAGAAGCAGCCCCAGAGTATCATACAACCACTACCGTGTTTAACTGGTGGTATGATGTtaattttatgaaatgctgtgttagttttattcCAGATGAAATGGGATGCACACCTTCctgaaagtttaacttttgtgtCATCAATCCACAGAATGTTTGCCCAAAAGTGTAGGgaatcatcaagatgttttttggcaaatgtgagacaaacctttgtgctctttttggttAGCAGTGGTTTTCACCTCAGAACTCTCCCATGAGTGCCGTGTTTGCCCAGTCACTTTCTCATTGTTGGACCATGAAAACTGACCTGAACTGTGTCAAGTGAGACCTGCAGGtatttagatgttgttctggggtttttttgtgacctcctggatgagttgttgatgtgctgttggagtaattttggaAGGTTGGCTACTCCAGAGacggttcaccactgttccaagttttctccagttGTGGGTAATGACTCCCATCATGATTTGCTGTAATCTTATAGCCTTCCTTAAAATGGCTGTGTGACCCTTTCCAGagtgatagatgtcaatgactttgtttctcctctgttcttgaatttctttggatggtgacatgatttgtttctttttgagatcttatCCTATTTCACCTTGTCAGGTTCTATTCTATTCGTGTGAGCTCTTGATTTGACAGGTCTgacagtaatcaggtctgggtgtggctagtgataCTGAAATCATCCtcctaaaaatgtgtttaattacTGTAAATTCATAATTTAACGAAAGGGCCAATTAATTTCACATAAGGCCTGGCAAGTTTGGATAGCTTTTtaccttaataaatgaaatcacccttcaaatacattttgtttttattcaggttagctttgtctaatattaaaatgtataatattGTATACTATCtataatatatattattatctcttttgttttcttaactGTCCGTCTTTGCAAATTTACAAAGAACATGACATAaattcagaatgtttttttttttttttgctcttactCCCCTGTAAGAATCTTTTCTCTTACTGTTTCCTCCACCAAGAGAGTTGAGATCAtaatttttctttgtcttttattgGCTTTCTTTGTCTGCACTGATGGTTTTAGGTTTGGTGATGGTGGGTGAGATGTTACAGTATGACATAAAATACATATcatcctctttttttgtctgtcgTTTCTCATATGCTTTTGTTTTCACTTCAGGAATTGCAGGTGGAGACACCCTCAATGAAAATGAGCTGGACGAAAAGAAGCCaatgacagaggaggagaggcaaCAGCAAGTTAAAAGGTTTGAGTGCACCCACCAGACGACATCCCCtctgatgttttatttcagtcattATTTGAATACACTCAGTTTGAGTGACGGATTCCCCTTTTTGAGGGAACAACTTAATgtgtaagaaaatgttttataacaCTTTAAAGACATGGTCCCTCTAATAATCTGAGGTCTATGATGGTATCTGTTTCACAGGCTAGAGGAGCTAATGCGGGTTAAGCAGGCAGAGAGAAGAGAGCGAGAACGAGCGGAAGAGTTGGAGAGGGAGAAACAGCGGCGGAAACAGGGCCAAGAGCTTCAGCAAATTCGTCAGAAGATGCAGGACGATGAAATGAAAAAACTTGCTGACCAGCGcaggaaagaaaaaatggaGGACAAACTGGCAAGGTTAGATACTCTTTAACACTCAATTTCTCCAGATAAGTTTGTTTGATCTCTAACAGCACTTTCATAGAGCATTGGGTCATGTTTTTTCAGGGATGAATAATCAAGTACAATATCACACAAAGAAAATTTTACCCCCCAATTGAAATTTGGGCCCCCCTTGAGAACGAGATGATTCATCGGAAGGGGCTATCCCCTCAATAaaaatttcacaatttaaatCTCTTTAAATGTGCATTTCAAGAAGGCAAAAAGGAAATTTTACAAGATAAAGACGAATGACTGGCCTAGTATTTAGACCATCTTTCCTTAATTGGCATTTCTAACACTGTAAATGAAGAGAGCAATTGAGAAAGTTAAAAAACCTAGTCAGGAAATTACCAGTAAATCCACAGCAGACAATCTTATttcaaggaaatccaatttTTGATGGGTAGGTTTCATCATTGCTTGTCAGGCATTTATGTCTACAGGATGATTACTATTCAAGCTAAAATAAAACCCAGGGTTTTCAGGATGGTAGTGGATACTTCCTCTCACATTATCTAAATAGATTGTCAAGACTGAGtaacaagtaaaaataaaatacaatcacATTAGACTGTTGTAGTTTATAAATCCTTTGAACTGCTGTACTTTCTGTATGTCTCTAACTGCTGATGTTCTCTTGTCTTACAGACAAAGGGTTAAAGAAAAGATAGCacgagacagagaggagagagcacaAAAGGTAGCCCAATAATGCTGCTCTTTACTAACCTTTTTACCCATTCACTTCATGATTTTCCTTTTATTCTACCCCCTTTTGGGACCAAAAACTATTtacttttttgctttaaaactttgttAGTTTGGAGGTGGTGGAACCACCAGCACAACCGCAGTGTCGCAACCGGCCCAGCCCAGTCCCTCATCACCCACCAGCCATGGTCCTCCACCCACTAAGAAGGAGTATGATGAATCCAGGATACAGGTGCAAATTATGATTAGAAGTATACACCTACATGCTGCTGTTTACACCACTGAAATACATGCAGGCTCTTTGCAGAGGAATATTTGCATTCCTTTATCgtataaacataaataatagACTCACCTGTTGGGATCTGAAACAGATATTCATTATTAACCATCACCAGGTTGGActtatggtttattttttggTTTGAAGGTACGTCTGCTGGACGGATCAACCATCACAACAGTGTTTAAGGCTCAGGAGCCACTGGCTGCAGTACGTGTCTATATTCAGATGAATGGCAACACACCAGAGGGTCAGG
This window encodes:
- the ubxn1 gene encoding UBX domain-containing protein 1 isoform X2; its protein translation is MAELTTLESLLEMGFDRNRAEKAVAKTGNQGIEQAMDWLMEHENDPDIDEPYVPPVGNVLGGTADTQSTTGQPTLADTAEGIAGGDTLNENELDEKKPMTEEERQQQVKRLEELMRVKQAERRERERAEELEREKQRRKQGQELQQIRQKMQDDEMKKLADQRRKEKMEDKLARQRVKEKIARDREERAQKFGGGGTTSTTAVSQPAQPSPSSPTSHGPPPTKKEYDESRIQVRLLDGSTITTVFKAQEPLAAVRVYIQMNGNTPEGQDFTLLSLYPRHVYTELDMEKPLKELGLVPSAVLVVTKK
- the ubxn1 gene encoding UBX domain-containing protein 1 isoform X1, which encodes MTSMGENAFLLLCALTHVKMAELTTLESLLEMGFDRNRAEKAVAKTGNQGIEQAMDWLMEHENDPDIDEPYVPPVGNVLGGTADTQSTTGQPTLADTAEGIAGGDTLNENELDEKKPMTEEERQQQVKRLEELMRVKQAERRERERAEELEREKQRRKQGQELQQIRQKMQDDEMKKLADQRRKEKMEDKLARQRVKEKIARDREERAQKFGGGGTTSTTAVSQPAQPSPSSPTSHGPPPTKKEYDESRIQVRLLDGSTITTVFKAQEPLAAVRVYIQMNGNTPEGQDFTLLSLYPRHVYTELDMEKPLKELGLVPSAVLVVTKK